From Nicotiana tabacum cultivar K326 chromosome 22, ASM71507v2, whole genome shotgun sequence, one genomic window encodes:
- the LOC107796510 gene encoding fasciclin-like arabinogalactan protein 4, whose amino-acid sequence MAFTISISHFTPITFFYFLLLSTRHLPILAINITHILSSYPDLSDFTNLLATTSVAADLTQRASLTLLAVPNTFLRSSDLLTHRPTPSSATTNLGDILRYHVLLEYLSWPDLRLIPPTGKLVTTLFQTTGRAPNNFGSVNITRNSNSNSITVHSPTSNATIITLLKTLPYNISVFTIDSLLVPNGFDLMASETRPPLGLNITKTLIDGHNFNVAASMLTASGVEEEFERDEGGAGLTLFVPTDEAFSQMSASNNFQSLPAEKKAVVLRFHVLHSYYPLGSLESIVNPVQPTLATEQNGAGSFTLNISRVNDSVGINTGIVQASVTQTVFDQNPVAIFGVSKVLLPREFFGKNPIEVNKPITGVASPPEITLSPENSPGIYGPPSHLSSPPGLGTEVSSAANRIKGGIFLWRIGFFYLLLVIN is encoded by the coding sequence atggcTTTCACAATTTCCATATCCCATTTTACCCCTATCACATTCTTCTATTTTCTCCTATTATCCACTCGTCACCTTCCCATTTTAGCAATTAACATCACCCATATTTTATCCTCTTACCCTGATCTCTCCGACTTTACAAATCTCCTCGCCACCACCTCCGTCGCCGCCGATCTAACCCAACGCGCCTCCCTCACCCTCCTCGCCGTCCCCAACACCTTCCTCCGATCCTCCGATCTGTTAACCCACCGTCCTACGCCTTCCTCCGCCACCACCAACCTCGGCGATATCCTCCGTTACCACGTCCTCCTTGAATACCTTTCTTGGCCTGACCTCCGCCTTATACCACCCACCGGAAAACTCGTCACCACTCTCTTTCAAACCACTGGCCGTGCCCCAAATAACTTCGGGTCGGTTAATATTACCCGTAACAGTAACTCCAATTCCATCACAGTTCATTCACCAACCTCGAACGCTACAATTATTACACTTCTAAAGACCCTCCCTTATAATATCTCCGTTTTCACCATTGATTCACTTTTAGTCCCTAATGGGTTTGATCTTATGGCTTCTGAAACTCGACCCCCTTTAGGACTCAACATTACAAAGACTCTTATCGATGGTCACAACTTCAATGTTGCAGCTTCAATGCTTACTGCTTCAGGGGTAGAAGAGGAATTTGAACGAGATGAAGGTGGTGCTGGATTAACTCTGTTTGTGCCAACAGATGAAGCATTTTCGCAAATGTCAGCGTCAAATAATTTCCAATCTTTACCAGCGGAGAAAAAAGCTGTTGTTTTAAGGTTTCATGTTTTGCACTCTTATTACCCTTTAGGTTCGTTAGAATCTATAGTGAATCCAGTTCAACCAACATTGGCTACAGAGCAAAATGGTGCGGGCAGTTTTACGCTGAATATTTCAAGAGTTAATGATTCTGTTGGGATAAATACTGGAATTGTTCAAGCGTCGGTGACTCAAACGGTGTTTGATCAGAATCCAGTGGCAATATTTGGGGTGTCGAAAGTATTATTGCCTAGGGAATTCTTTGGGAAAAATCCAATTGAAGTGAATAAGCCAATTACTGGGGTTGCTTCACCGCCGGAGATTACTCTGTCGCCGGAAAATTCGCCGGGAATTTACGGTCCGCCGAGTCATTTATCTTCGCCGCCGGGGTTAGGGACAGAAGTGTCATCGGCGGCGAATAGGATAAAAGGAGGAATCTTTTTATGGCGCATAGGGTTCTTCTACCTACTACTGGTCATTAATTAA